The following is a genomic window from Benincasa hispida cultivar B227 chromosome 7, ASM972705v1, whole genome shotgun sequence.
gaaacTTTTTGGAAGAGATTCCATGATGAAACTGACTTGGCTCTTTTCGTCTACGATAGTCCCATTTGCTTCCTTGATGttgaagtagaccatcatgtccagaacatgttctctaatagaggtTCTCTCCTTTATACAAAAATTGTGAACGTATTCTATAACATCATGTCAAACGGatgaggacggttgtccaaacatcgcCTGTAACGACTCCATGATCTCCTTAACAGTGACCACGCTCTCATACTTCTTAGTTAAcacatcagatatgctagcTAAAATGCTGGCTTGAGCTTTTTCATTTGTCTTGACCCACCTATCATATGCATCTCGAACATTTCTGTTTGCAGTAAAGCTGGAAAATGTAAGACATTCCTTCATTAAAACGAACCTCAAACCATCTACAACTAGTATCGTATTGATGTTTGATTTCCACTTTGAATAATCCTCACCGTTAAATTTGTCAGAAGCTAAAAGTTGGACAATTGACTTCGACATgttgaaacataaacaaattctattaggaaattgcatctaaatccaaattcattttagaaaaagtaataatgtacctaaatttcattatttatttgcaacgatattttagtgagatAGATGCTATCGAGGGACAGTGAAATATCCCTTTACTGAAGCAAGACactcttgactaaatactaattccagaataatatttatattagttatttattagttatttagttaccgtttttggtcaaaaatttactaacacttagtaactcttgtaagtatgaccccccattttcagatttcatagaATGATATCAACAAACCCCCAAATTGAAAGACAATTTTAAAGATGGAACTAAGAAACCTTGtttatttttgaagtttgagttgttcctaATCCTATTTTACAACACTCTGAGGGGATAGTCGCTGAAAAACGACTAGCTAATATAGactaaaaacgacagcagacAACATAAGAATTTCACATTCAAACTAATgtaagagaccgtaggatatgttgacacatttccttcaccacCTATTATATGAAGGATCTTGTTGAAGAGAATCTTGAGCAGAAgctggatcgtccaaattcccattttttatagaataaaaatttcataGAAAAGAAAGCataaattacagtatgctaaaaaaaaaataaaaaaaaacctaggatttcaaacccttacctttgaagacaaaACTTCAAGATTCCTTCGAACTGACAATAGGCACTACCACaatggtgaccttggtattctcaggtagagaacccatgagtgatgggctttgactattttggaatAGGAGGGAATGATTTTAGAGAACAGGAGAGGAAAaggaatttttcaaaaaatttcaaagagaACTATTTTCTCTGTTCAAATAACGTAGATCTTTTCTTGACTTCCTTTCTTGCAGCATGGTgaaggtgaaggaactcttatcaaagagtacctctgagtgaAAGCGAGATCGTcccaaactcattgtgatagaattaacgcattcacaatcaaacaaaataaatatgcaatattcaataaattacCAACATGCTTTGAATACTAAACAACAAGAGAGCgaatacataccagttgaagaactcttcttcaccaaAAATCGTTCTCCTCCAAGGAATGCTCCTCTCACTCTCACTGAGAAAGTTCAAGCAAATCATTCACCAAAACCcgatcgtctacccacgaacggcctccacaaaaACATAGCAATAGGGAGGACACCACGacttagaaccctcggtattcttggtgtgagaatccaggaggtgtgggctctattggatttggcagagggaaggaggaaaggaagattgtataccacgaccaagcaagtgggagaatattgggtctatcgtatagataatgcttgattgtttagataaaaggtacacgatcatttagtaaataggcagcgatcatatagacgatcatttagtaaaccctcgggtgaacgatcgtttaggaaaaagctagacgatcgtttaacaaatcctatgcgatcgtttagtaagctgCACacatgtatacgatcgtttagaaacattgagctatcgtgtaggctctcggcttgctatgcgatagacaaTATACACCAAACGTGAGCGAATGACCaatctcttgcaaaatgaaaacgattttcattttattctttagttacaaaaACTGAAAGCAACCTCCCATTAtcacacggttacggagaaaatggcagcacaattatcctataattatccaaaaataaataataaatataatcatattatattcattaacctatggtttaatatcacatcaaatgcaacatatgaaccatagtcttttctcctccactagataataaatcatatttatatcattttcctccaaataatatatctcatacataatgtcaatcatatcatatataattaaccagttcaatcatatcatatataatcgaactccctcttgtcaatttgaacacttaaaactgacccaaaaactgattctcaacttgaatccattgagctaccaaggggaccttatggacctatggctcgaagctccaacggtatgtgaatagctgactaaactctttagccacgagatccaccatccgctaactgccagacattccactaaagactgacaactgaactcttcttaccacaaatatatttctatgtccataggatatgactaatcaacagtacaataaccctttacagatgctcgtaagtacggctgggccaatttaccattatgcccctatagttttatccaactccttaagtaccactgatccctctaatgaacaatacaacatagtcctactatgtgttgacacctctcgggccatgagaaggtgtgtggtgccacatcgttcaagtcccaggatcaacccttaagggagcaatctatcaaCTTACCCTTGttttgggaaatgagtgaattccatcttgtgtagtagagtttccagctcccaaatcagacgaatcctcatagtggtaggtttgagtcgacaatctggccactcgcacccatgaaaatcaaaggatcgccctcaaaggcaggagttcccaactcactcaggattgaggtcatgttacctatggtcatcctagtgaaatgaagtctttgtcatgaacgatgttatataacgagactataacacttcgtggtacggttttatacaaactcctttgtataggacgcctcgcttgcatgtccccacatgaataattaggatcagaccatctatagcaagtcacaacacttgtaactattctacaaagcgagccgcatctgtagcgttactaggataatgtatcccttctatatccatatactacggatcattttggttatcacttaagacatgatccacctgtatgtctccacatacatgcttaagttacaaacgacaattagggatcttagtttattggtttgtggtaaagaaaataaaacatccaatgttcatagaaaaaagtgaagaaaatatcatatattatacatcacaagcgtttgttcaaaactgtgtttacaaactacaggacacgagagtttagggcatcatctccAACAGAGGAGACTCTCTCCTAAAAATGCCCATATAAACATCAATCACCCAATTACgtaggtggagagaaaagagggggagggagttgtaattccctccttaaatcaaaagaaataaattttaatataaattaatttatatataaaataaatatttaatatatataaatatgataactaacttatcataatatatatattaaactacgtgttatatcaaatataatttataacctatagtttaaatattgtatcatatacaatataacctatagtttcttttttctctcatatgacatttaatataaatcacatttatattaaatttaacaatatgaatccaattcatataattaatatttgaatcttgttcagatatttattttctctttcaaatACTATAGTGtgtcaaatatattataataattatatcatatataattaaaataacttaattatatcatatataattaaaataacttaattatattatatataattaaattcctcaattaatgtgaacaattaaaattaatccaaaaactgattctcatttaattctaTTGAggtaccaaggggacctcatgggcctgtagtttgaagctctaacggtacatgaataattaatcaaactctttaattaaattatttactacccattaactgtcgagcaccccactaaagaccgacaacaacactcttcgcactatatttctgtgtccattggatataaccaatcaacagtatgatgacccttcacaaattgctcgtaagtatagttggaccaaaattatcattttaccctatagttacatctaactccttaagtatcactgatccctctaatgaactataggtcatagttcaactatgactaaacctctatcgggccaggagagggtgtggcgccacattgttcaagccccggaatcaacttttaagagagcaatttatctaattaCCTCGACCTCGGGGAAGGTgtgaattcctttttgtgtagctgtgtttccagctccccaacagacgaatccccaaaatggtaggcttattaagtcggtgatctagccactctcacccatacaaatcaaaagattgccctcatagatagaagttcacaactcggagttcacaactcactcaggattcaggtcatgttactatggccatcctggtgaaatgtaagtctctattatgaatgacattatataatgagactaaacatttcgtggttcgatcttatacaaactcctttgtatagaatatcaccactcacatgtctatacatgaatgatcaggatcaaatcatttgtagcactttacaataattgtaacacctataaaacATACCATACTTgaag
Proteins encoded in this region:
- the LOC120081056 gene encoding uncharacterized protein LOC120081056; its protein translation is MSKSIVQLLASDKFNGEDYSKWKSNINTILVVDGLRFVLMKECLTFSSFTANRNVRDAYDRWVKTNEKAQASILASISDVLTKKYESVVTVKEIMESLQAMFGQPSSSV